From a region of the Haloferax volcanii DS2 genome:
- a CDS encoding CopZ family metallochaperone has product MSTTLTVTGMTCEHCEQRVADALAGVDGVEDATADREAKRATVEGDADTDALVAAVEDAGYDASA; this is encoded by the coding sequence ATGTCGACTACGCTCACCGTCACCGGAATGACCTGCGAACACTGCGAACAGCGCGTCGCCGACGCCCTCGCCGGCGTCGATGGCGTCGAAGACGCGACCGCCGACCGCGAGGCGAAGCGCGCGACCGTCGAGGGCGACGCCGACACCGACGCCCTCGTCGCGGCCGTCGAAGACGCGGGCTACGACGCGAGCGCCTGA